The Christiangramia forsetii KT0803 DNA segment GAGAACCAAAGATATGCCGATCTCGGGAATACACATTATTTTTAAAAAAATCTATCTCATTTTTTACAATTATTGCGCCCGAGTGAGTTGCTGTTATTTTGTTCTAAATATTCTTTTAATCTTTTTTGTTTTTATTTGCGAATTTGATTTTGAGCACATACAAAAAAGGTTCTTTTTGTAAAATTTCTACCGCACTTTTTAGTTGTTTAGGCAAATTTTTATTCGAAGTTAATTTTTAAAGAATTTTGAATAGAACCTGGATCTTGTCAATTATCGATTTTCTAAAAATTCCTTGTTTAATAGATTACTTTGGATTTTAAAATTGTCAGCTTAGAACTTTCAAGATTTTTAGTAGCTAATTTGTTTTTTTGCAAAAAGTAAAAGCTTCTTTAGTTTGAACTCTTTTTTGAGATTTTTTTGGTTCTTTAGCTTTGAATTCTTGCCAAATTATTTTCTGAACTTTTGATATTATACGGTATTTTATCAATTACCTATTTCCTGATTTTCTTTATTAAGATTTGATCTTATCAGCTTAGATTTTCATAGTTTATAGTAGCTACAACTGTTTCGGAGCCATTGTGTGTAACGTTAGCGAATAAGAAGAGTAGGGGCTTCTAAATTTTATTTTAATATTTTTTGAAATATACACATTTCTTTGTTGCCCCTATTCTTCTTATTCGTTGTTACGTGCAGTAGAGCGGCATTTTGCAGAAATGCTGCGAGCGTCGTTCGACGGACCTGACCCTCGGGCCATCCCGCTTCAACCGTTTAGAATTGCGTTTATCCTTAGGATAGGCGACGTTCTGGAACGGGGAGCAAACAGTAGGATGGCTAAAAATGAGTGGAATCCCTAATTTCTTTTATTATTTTTTTCTTCTTCCTTTACAGCGAGTTTGCAGCTATCACTTTAAAAAGCACGCTTTTCTTCGTTAGCCGCAAGCAAACTCGCTAAGATAGCGGTACCACGATTTTTTATTCCTAAGCTTCTTCCTGTTTGCTTGATGCTGAGAGCTCGCCCAGGGCTGGCGAATGGCATGTAACTCGTTATATCAAACCAAATATAGTTATTTATCCGAGTATGTTTCGGGATAAACGCAGGTTTGACTCTCCTTTATCGTGTCGCTTTAAAATCGCCTTGATACTCGCATCTAACGGACTCTGTATTTTCATTAGATCTTTTTTGGCTACATGAGTATAGATCATAGTAGTTTCCGGTTTGGAATGTCCAAGCAGTTCCTGTATATATCTAAGATCGGTTCCGTTTTCTAACATGTGGGTAGCAAAACTGTGTCTCAGGGTATGTGGAGTTACCTTTTTGCTGATTTTCGCCCTGCGACAGGAATCTTTAAGAAAACTTCTAATTGCAGAACTGGAATATTTCTTATTATCATAGCCTTCTGTGAAATAACGCTTAGGCTCATAAGTTTGCAGATAATTATACAAAAGCGGTAAAAAACTTTCTGCCAGCATCACATATCGGTCTTTTCTTCCTTTCGCCTGCTTAATCAAAATCTGTTTTCGGTCAATATCAATATCTTTCAAATGAAGATTTATCAGTTCTCCCACTCTCAGACCAGAAGAATAGATCAATGCGAGTATACAGCGATGCTTTAAATTTCTTGTAAGTCTAAGTAAATCTATGATCTCTTCTTTGCTTAGAACAGTTGGGAGGAATCTGCTTTTCTTAGGCCTTACTAATTCCGAAATCTCAAATTCAGCCTGATCGCTAAATTCAAAATAATGCTTTAAGGCACTTATACATTGCCTATGAGAACTTATAGAATATGATTTTAAAGCTATTTCCGCCTCCATAAATCGGGAAACATCATTCTGGGAAAAAGTAGTTTTATAATTGTGAAATTTTAAAAACTTTTCAGTAAAAGTACAGTACGTCTTTATAGTACTCTGGCTATATCTTAAACCTTTCATGTATACTCTGTAAGCATTTATGGGGGAGGGAAGGCGATTGTTTGGAATTGACGTTGATGAAAGTTTTGAAAAATCTATTAGGGAATCATCGATCGCTACATCTGAACCTTTAAAATGTACTAAAAGTTTATTCAGTAAAGTACGTTCTGCCGGAATATAAAAACAGCGATTCGTATCAGACCATTTGACCTCCTGCATCAATTTTAGTTTTGATTTCACGTTTTCATCATATCGAAAATCGATACCTATATTTACATGTTTGTCACGCAAGAACAAAAAAAGATTTAATTTTTTCATAGAAAGAAATAAACCATAAATTTAGCTAAAAATCAGATAGATAGACATAAAATGTTTGACTCATTTGAGGGAGAGAATGCTTGCTTATTTTAGATATTCTACATCTATATTTTCATTGTGGTGATGAATAATGATCTTTTCCACTTCCGTATGGTTATGAAATATACTAATGCTGTAATTTGAATGTTTCTCACCTTTAATATTCAGATCATCGTAACCTCGTAAAAGTACTTTGTTATTGCTTATCTGTACAACTTCCATTTGCTTAGGAGACATTTCTACTTTCTTACCCCATAGAAAACTCATCCCATTAATAAAAAAGCTAGTAACGGAATAACCTTTTTTCCCCTCAATATTAGGCTCTATCTTAATAGCTCTTTTTTCTCCGGAATAAGATTCTGATATATTCTGATCTTTCGAATGAATATAGTGGCGGGAAGATTTAAAATATATATCTGAAATATCAAATACTGAAAGTGTATTCCCGGATTTTTCAATTTTGATTCCGGCATTCTCAAATACAGTGAATAATACTTTGATCTCTTCCTTATCCATTTCTCCATCAGCGTAAGCCATTTCGTGCAATATAATAGCCAGGGAATGCTTTTTAGCTGTGCCCATATTTTCGAGGATCCCGTTTGCCTGTTTCACGTTGAATTTACGCGCCTCTTCCACAAAATCTGAATCGAAGTTTAGAAGTTCCATGAGTTGACCCAGGTATGCCATTTCTGCATTTGCAACTTTGTTATCGGCAAGGATCACTCTATCAATAGCCTTTACAATCGCTAATTTTTCGGCAAGGTTAAATTCCATTGATATTTTTCAGTTATAAATAAATCAATTAAATATACTGAAAATCAATAAATTAAGATCTTTTGTTCGTGTGTTTTGTTTGAGTTATGAAATGAAATTATAGAGGGTATTAGATAGTTTCATATTCAAATATTTATTAGACCTGTGCATGGCAGGGGGAGTGAAGTCAAAACCTAAATCTACTTGACCAATAGTTCTCGACTGAGGTCGAACTGATAGTTGGCTAATTTTTAAGGCCTTCTAAATCAGTTTTTTATAAATTTAAAATTATACGCACTTAACAACTGATCTCTACGTTATTAACTTCATTTTTGAATATAAAAAAACCGGAACATTTTGTTCCGGTTGGGATATTCTTATTTAAGGCGTACTAAGCTAGCATAATGGCTTTTACATTTACAAACTCATGTAAACCAAATCCGCCGTGCTCTCTGCCGTAACCAGAATCTTTCACCCCTCCAAAAGGCATATTAGGCTTGGCTAATCCAAAGGAATTGATAAACACCATTCCGGTATCAAAATGATATTTAGCAAGTTCCCTTGCTTTTTCTTCATCCTTAGAGAAAAT contains these protein-coding regions:
- the xerA gene encoding site-specific tyrosine recombinase/integron integrase, whose translation is MKKLNLFLFLRDKHVNIGIDFRYDENVKSKLKLMQEVKWSDTNRCFYIPAERTLLNKLLVHFKGSDVAIDDSLIDFSKLSSTSIPNNRLPSPINAYRVYMKGLRYSQSTIKTYCTFTEKFLKFHNYKTTFSQNDVSRFMEAEIALKSYSISSHRQCISALKHYFEFSDQAEFEISELVRPKKSRFLPTVLSKEEIIDLLRLTRNLKHRCILALIYSSGLRVGELINLHLKDIDIDRKQILIKQAKGRKDRYVMLAESFLPLLYNYLQTYEPKRYFTEGYDNKKYSSSAIRSFLKDSCRRAKISKKVTPHTLRHSFATHMLENGTDLRYIQELLGHSKPETTMIYTHVAKKDLMKIQSPLDASIKAILKRHDKGESNLRLSRNILG
- a CDS encoding TerB family tellurite resistance protein — translated: MEFNLAEKLAIVKAIDRVILADNKVANAEMAYLGQLMELLNFDSDFVEEARKFNVKQANGILENMGTAKKHSLAIILHEMAYADGEMDKEEIKVLFTVFENAGIKIEKSGNTLSVFDISDIYFKSSRHYIHSKDQNISESYSGEKRAIKIEPNIEGKKGYSVTSFFINGMSFLWGKKVEMSPKQMEVVQISNNKVLLRGYDDLNIKGEKHSNYSISIFHNHTEVEKIIIHHHNENIDVEYLK